Proteins from one Fibrobacter sp. genomic window:
- a CDS encoding CapA family protein, giving the protein MITLSILIIIALVLPLLYVYSPYKRPFLTESTVSLKKTLFFRLYYASKYLSPVKKPFRGTELEQIFTKDMSPDPGWTALRNLQPVVIKAVGDLMCRKDLTGEGGKGIWDQIGADVFSGDLRIANMEFAVNPDCVIENLLRFSVPEFYALPLLGDSRFGKFDIVSLANNHINDSLSGGIISTCDFLDKMEIAYSGACRTPDERDLFPIFKRGGIKIAVLSYTYSTNGIALESHFQHGVNRVNFNALQESDYDSAVIHRHVELARSRGADFIIACNHWGIEFEYYPPERIVRRGRELLDSGIDLIIGTHPQIINLSERYRTKDGREGVIIYSLGSLTSAGLKSPVQRMSHLAEMTLETGYGTQGEKVVRPGSVRFTPIFHSMRRKGRIIVHKLLPVIKTVENLENGTSGCELSRSEIRILHKLYREHRNHFRQNGFEYT; this is encoded by the coding sequence ATGATCACGCTCAGTATTCTGATAATCATTGCGCTGGTTTTGCCGCTTCTCTATGTTTACTCCCCTTATAAACGGCCGTTTCTGACAGAAAGTACCGTTTCCCTGAAAAAAACTCTGTTCTTTCGTCTCTACTATGCCTCCAAGTATCTCTCTCCGGTTAAAAAACCTTTCAGGGGGACAGAGCTGGAGCAGATTTTTACAAAAGATATGAGCCCTGATCCGGGGTGGACAGCTCTCCGCAATCTCCAACCTGTTGTGATAAAGGCTGTAGGGGATCTCATGTGCAGGAAGGATCTTACGGGAGAGGGTGGAAAGGGAATCTGGGATCAGATCGGGGCTGATGTATTCAGTGGTGATCTGAGAATAGCAAATATGGAATTTGCAGTAAACCCTGATTGTGTTATTGAGAATCTTCTGAGGTTTTCTGTCCCGGAGTTTTATGCCCTGCCGCTTCTGGGAGACAGCCGTTTTGGAAAATTTGATATTGTAAGTCTGGCCAATAATCATATTAACGACAGCCTCTCCGGAGGCATAATTTCTACCTGCGACTTCCTGGACAAAATGGAAATAGCTTATTCCGGTGCCTGCAGGACACCTGACGAGCGGGATCTTTTTCCAATTTTTAAGCGCGGGGGAATCAAAATAGCAGTGCTTTCGTATACATATTCCACAAATGGGATTGCCCTTGAGAGTCATTTTCAGCATGGAGTAAACAGGGTTAATTTCAATGCTTTGCAAGAGAGTGATTATGATTCTGCGGTGATTCACCGTCATGTCGAACTTGCTCGTTCCAGAGGTGCAGATTTTATCATAGCCTGCAATCACTGGGGAATTGAATTTGAGTACTATCCTCCTGAGAGAATTGTAAGGAGAGGACGGGAACTTCTGGATTCCGGAATCGACCTTATCATCGGTACCCACCCGCAAATTATCAATTTGTCGGAACGGTACAGGACAAAGGATGGACGTGAAGGTGTTATAATTTATTCACTGGGATCACTGACCTCTGCGGGGTTGAAATCTCCAGTTCAAAGAATGAGCCATCTGGCGGAAATGACACTGGAGACTGGCTATGGTACACAGGGAGAAAAGGTTGTAAGGCCTGGAAGTGTGAGGTTTACTCCGATTTTTCATTCAATGCGGCGAAAAGGCAGAATAATTGTTCATAAATTGCTCCCGGTTATTAAAACAGTAGAAAACCTTGAGAATGGAACGTCTGGCTGTGAACTCAGTCGAAGTGAAATCCGGATATTGCACAAGCTGTACAGGGAACACAGAAACCATTTCCGCCAGAATGGTTTTGAATACACTTGA
- a CDS encoding bifunctional nuclease family protein, which yields MLVQVEIASFAMDTSRNSPVIILKEVSGKRTLPVPIGPLEASAIAIESLNVTPEKPLTIDLVKIVLEQMGGALSRVVIYDVQEQSLLCRLQVANGRSVLFIDCRPSDAIALALRCGSPVFVQDSVMEKFAPEKMSEAEKLRNNIASIDTTEFGRFFLE from the coding sequence ATGCTGGTTCAGGTTGAAATAGCGTCATTTGCAATGGATACCAGCCGTAATTCCCCTGTTATAATATTAAAGGAAGTCAGCGGAAAAAGAACGCTCCCGGTTCCGATCGGGCCACTTGAGGCAAGTGCTATTGCCATTGAATCTCTAAATGTTACTCCTGAAAAGCCTCTTACAATTGACCTGGTGAAAATTGTCCTTGAGCAAATGGGAGGTGCGCTTTCAAGGGTTGTTATTTACGATGTACAGGAACAATCGCTACTTTGCAGGCTTCAGGTCGCAAACGGCAGATCGGTACTCTTCATCGATTGCCGTCCATCCGATGCCATTGCACTGGCATTGCGCTGCGGCAGTCCTGTGTTTGTTCAGGATTCTGTGATGGAAAAGTTTGCACCTGAAAAAATGTCAGAGGCAGAGAAACTTAGAAATAACATTGCATCTATAGATACTACCGAATTCGGCAGATTTTTTTTGGAGTAG
- a CDS encoding ABC transporter substrate-binding protein — MTKLFLSLTIFILLAVPENSRAATVLDKATDYYRAGNYDSTITVIRNHLKKYGKSNESEELVPLISEALVRKGDYESVHRLFSLFRQKFPQSRFIPRLWYLEGVALARQERYSGSIAAFSASIAGGVSPVLDSLTLANTEIICRQLTSGEISEIAQMSLNPRLMEIIRYYEISGYYSMGQFAKVQNQTEEFRKSFPRSRFEPALRDLALKARERQRQTLQIGILAPVSGDEAEVGKRVVQGAQLAIELLNRQNGMSVKDIVLDTKGNMVETARRTREFLEDHRVPVIVGPVLSHTATVCAAMSVGKPVVMISPSATDDGIAGLGRNIFQMNVTMGVLGRKVARYAMDNLNIREFAIMAPQTSYGRLMVESFKDELRKKNMEVVAEEYFEEGANDFGPQFMRLRSKLLYRHLEKVALDRGQDFKGKISRSDSLKYIDSTLSVGGLFIPADVEDVVMLAPQAIFHRIRTQMLGSNGWHNQKTIQDGRQYVRNTIISTSFDINQSSSEWQEFRNAYKARFNSEPDRVAALGYDAASLAMKALKEVGDDPQKLTEILLRKQEYNGLSGKVSFDENSGTNNEAVIMKISENGFVRVQ, encoded by the coding sequence ATGACAAAACTGTTTCTTAGTCTGACAATCTTTATTCTGCTGGCTGTACCGGAAAACTCCCGGGCTGCCACTGTTCTGGATAAAGCAACAGATTACTACAGGGCGGGGAACTACGATTCAACCATAACTGTTATTCGAAATCACCTCAAAAAGTACGGAAAAAGTAATGAGTCAGAAGAACTGGTGCCGCTTATCTCCGAGGCGCTTGTGAGAAAAGGTGATTATGAATCGGTGCACAGGCTCTTTTCCCTGTTCAGACAGAAATTTCCTCAGTCCCGTTTCATTCCCCGTTTATGGTATCTTGAGGGTGTGGCACTTGCCAGACAGGAAAGGTATTCCGGTTCGATCGCGGCATTTTCTGCATCTATAGCAGGCGGGGTATCACCCGTTCTGGATTCATTGACTCTTGCCAATACGGAGATTATCTGTCGTCAGTTGACTTCAGGAGAGATAAGTGAAATCGCTCAGATGTCGCTTAATCCCAGGCTGATGGAAATCATCCGGTATTATGAAATATCGGGTTATTACTCGATGGGGCAGTTCGCGAAAGTACAGAATCAGACAGAGGAATTCCGTAAATCTTTTCCCCGTTCAAGATTTGAACCGGCACTGAGGGATCTTGCTCTGAAGGCCAGAGAGAGGCAGCGGCAGACCCTGCAGATTGGAATACTCGCGCCGGTCTCAGGAGATGAGGCAGAAGTGGGTAAGAGAGTGGTTCAGGGTGCCCAGCTTGCCATCGAGCTTCTTAACAGACAAAATGGGATGAGTGTAAAGGATATCGTACTTGACACAAAGGGTAATATGGTGGAGACTGCCCGCCGCACCAGAGAGTTTCTGGAGGATCACAGGGTTCCTGTGATTGTCGGGCCGGTTCTGAGCCATACGGCGACTGTCTGCGCGGCAATGTCGGTCGGTAAACCGGTAGTGATGATCTCGCCATCAGCAACAGATGACGGTATCGCAGGCCTGGGCAGGAATATTTTTCAGATGAATGTGACCATGGGTGTTCTGGGTAGGAAGGTGGCGCGGTATGCCATGGATAATCTTAACATCAGAGAATTCGCCATCATGGCACCGCAGACTTCTTACGGCAGGCTGATGGTGGAAAGCTTCAAAGATGAACTCAGGAAAAAAAATATGGAGGTGGTTGCTGAGGAGTACTTTGAGGAGGGTGCCAATGATTTCGGCCCCCAGTTCATGAGACTGCGCTCAAAGCTTCTTTACCGTCACCTTGAAAAAGTCGCCCTTGACAGAGGACAGGATTTCAAAGGAAAAATTTCCAGGTCCGACAGCCTCAAATACATCGATTCTACACTGTCGGTTGGCGGTCTGTTTATTCCCGCTGATGTTGAAGATGTGGTGATGCTTGCTCCTCAGGCCATTTTTCACCGTATCCGCACTCAGATGCTGGGGTCCAATGGATGGCACAACCAGAAGACTATCCAGGATGGCAGGCAGTATGTGAGAAATACCATTATCTCTACAAGCTTTGATATTAATCAGAGCAGCAGTGAATGGCAGGAATTCAGAAATGCTTACAAGGCCAGATTCAACTCTGAACCGGATCGTGTTGCAGCACTGGGCTACGATGCAGCCTCTTTGGCGATGAAGGCGTTAAAGGAGGTTGGGGATGATCCGCAGAAACTTACTGAGATATTGCTCAGGAAACAGGAGTACAATGGACTCTCAGGTAAAGTGTCCTTTGATGAAAACAGCGGTACAAACAACGAAGCTGTTATCATGAAAATCTCAGAGAATGGATTTGTAAGAGTTCAGTGA
- a CDS encoding ABC transporter permease: protein MVTVFYFLKEAVRGFYQAKLMTFVSIVSIAASLFFMSIVALGLLNIQNILKKTKDQPEMAVYISDAIKEGSPEMDLLIEQISGMSEVRNVVLITKDSAWKRFSEIHGQEMLESVDQNPLPSTLELYLSERHRSSIAAQDLQQKIQLIEGVESVRYSREWIDLIERFRWYFFTSAAVIALIMAFVLHFMISNTIKLTIYARKELVQNMHLVGATKTFINMPFLLEGMLQGLIGGLICIAALFFVKVSLVRVTLLWGPESLPLIILAIGVFFGWIGSLSAVRKFLA, encoded by the coding sequence ATGGTAACTGTTTTTTATTTCTTGAAAGAAGCCGTGAGAGGGTTTTATCAGGCCAAACTGATGACCTTTGTGTCAATAGTTTCCATTGCTGCTTCTCTGTTTTTCATGAGCATTGTTGCACTGGGGCTGTTGAATATTCAGAATATCCTTAAGAAGACAAAGGACCAGCCTGAGATGGCGGTTTATATTTCCGATGCAATAAAGGAAGGCTCTCCAGAGATGGATTTGCTTATTGAGCAGATATCCGGGATGTCTGAGGTAAGGAATGTGGTTCTGATAACAAAAGATTCAGCCTGGAAGAGGTTCTCAGAGATTCACGGGCAGGAGATGCTGGAGTCTGTTGACCAGAATCCTCTTCCATCAACATTGGAGCTGTATCTCTCTGAGCGGCACAGATCCAGCATTGCCGCACAGGACCTGCAGCAGAAAATCCAGCTGATCGAGGGAGTGGAGAGTGTCAGATACTCCAGGGAATGGATAGATCTTATAGAGCGGTTCAGGTGGTATTTCTTCACAAGTGCAGCAGTGATCGCGCTTATAATGGCTTTTGTGCTCCATTTCATGATCTCAAACACGATAAAACTGACAATTTATGCACGTAAAGAACTGGTGCAGAACATGCATCTGGTTGGAGCTACCAAAACTTTTATAAATATGCCGTTTCTGCTGGAGGGGATGCTTCAGGGACTAATCGGAGGATTGATCTGTATTGCAGCCCTGTTCTTTGTTAAAGTGTCTTTGGTGCGAGTCACCCTTTTGTGGGGGCCTGAAAGTCTGCCTTTGATCATTCTGGCGATAGGGGTGTTTTTCGGTTGGATAGGAAGTCTCAGTGCTGTCCGAAAATTTCTGGCTTGA
- a CDS encoding peptidoglycan DD-metalloendopeptidase family protein, translating into MTAVFLAIGFLSVAYAEDADISAFDREIRSRSGALDSIRNELERGRAKLKVLQKEEGNYLERLEQIEKNISASRTYLNVMEQRIDSVGQVIVALQDSLVTAEKLLEKRQTAMKKRLRQAYMSGSPHPLLLILNSRSPMDFIHRTRYIEELNRYDRELVKEITEAREKVDRSRKEREQEKERLAKLLEVKQEEQQAFLKEESLRRTMLESVRSKKKVFTAMIAELEAAQRELNTIIRQLEQKRKKAEQKKKQQQKSSVLAFDKKKGKLPWPVKGPILAKYGKVVHPVYQTVTMNNGLDIGAKMGSPVSCVASGTVIHVGWMRGLGRLVIVDHSDGYITIYAHLDKINVDLDQEVSLGTVLGHVGDSGSLGGEKLHFEIRKSTSSLNPMEWLEGAGK; encoded by the coding sequence TTGACTGCTGTTTTCCTGGCAATCGGTTTTTTATCCGTTGCTTATGCGGAAGATGCCGATATATCCGCCTTTGACAGGGAGATCCGAAGCAGGTCGGGTGCTTTGGATTCTATCAGAAATGAGCTGGAGCGGGGAAGGGCTAAACTGAAGGTGCTTCAGAAAGAAGAGGGCAATTACCTGGAGCGGCTGGAACAGATCGAGAAAAATATCAGCGCATCACGAACGTATCTGAATGTAATGGAGCAGCGTATAGATTCGGTTGGACAGGTGATCGTTGCACTGCAGGATTCCCTTGTCACTGCGGAAAAACTCCTTGAAAAACGCCAGACTGCCATGAAAAAACGGCTCCGGCAGGCATACATGTCAGGCTCCCCTCATCCTTTGCTCCTGATATTGAACTCCAGAAGTCCGATGGATTTCATTCATCGTACAAGGTATATTGAGGAACTTAACAGGTATGACAGGGAACTTGTAAAGGAGATAACTGAGGCCAGGGAGAAGGTTGACCGCAGCAGAAAAGAACGGGAGCAGGAAAAGGAGAGGCTGGCAAAGCTTCTGGAAGTAAAGCAGGAGGAGCAGCAGGCATTTCTCAAGGAGGAATCGCTACGCAGGACCATGCTTGAGAGTGTCCGGTCAAAAAAGAAGGTTTTTACTGCCATGATTGCCGAGTTGGAGGCTGCACAGAGAGAGCTCAATACGATAATCAGGCAGCTTGAGCAGAAGAGGAAGAAGGCCGAACAAAAGAAGAAACAGCAGCAGAAAAGCAGCGTACTTGCTTTTGACAAAAAAAAGGGGAAGCTGCCCTGGCCTGTAAAGGGGCCGATTCTGGCAAAATACGGCAAAGTGGTCCATCCTGTGTATCAGACAGTTACAATGAATAACGGCCTTGACATAGGGGCAAAGATGGGGTCTCCGGTCAGTTGTGTGGCTTCAGGGACCGTGATCCATGTAGGATGGATGAGGGGGCTTGGGAGGCTTGTTATAGTGGATCATTCCGACGGGTATATTACTATTTATGCCCACCTCGATAAGATAAATGTTGATCTCGATCAGGAAGTAAGTCTGGGAACGGTTCTGGGTCATGTTGGAGATTCTGGATCTTTAGGCGGAGAGAAACTTCATTTCGAGATACGAAAATCCACCAGTTCACTCAATCCGATGGAATGGCTTGAAGGAGCAGGAAAATAA
- the metG gene encoding methionine--tRNA ligase, protein MSPEDNSGEKRFLVTSALPYANNDIHLGHLLEAVQTDVFVRYQKLLGNQAVYICADDTHGTPIELSAIKRGITPEQLVDEARKGHLRDYTGFNISFDIFYTTNSEENRHYAELIYDNLRKNGLIVERELDQYYCKKDKRFLPDRFIMGICPKCKSPNQYGDVCEACGATYEPTELCEPRCFICGEVPVLKKSSHFYVQLSKCESFLRDFISKDVLQEDMRNFVKSWINDLREWCISRDGPYFGFKIPGTEDKYFYVWLDAPVGYISSTEKWCKDTGQRLEDYWGHGSGTEIVHFIGKDIVYFHALFWPVMLTNSGFNLPSRIMVHGFLNINGEKMSKSRGTFILAREFLDKVKHPQAPEYLRFYFGSKLMPNTADIDLNGDELINKVNTTLANNIGNLHHRTFVFCDRYFEKRVPDVHWDEAVATIVDEAANEISGYYDRCEFKSVVEKVHALGSLGNKYYQDSKPWELIKTSKEKAAEVMVTCVNLIKAIAVFLKPITPEMSARVERQLGEVFSWKDYRFSIKNKPLDATEKLVKPLETEDIAPLFTAVVKKEQNEQGLIDIDQFKSLDLRIAVVKSAEKVEKSNKLLKLQVEIGNEKRQIVAGLAQHYSPEQLTGRQVVVVANLKPASLFGLKSEGMLLAARNTDGSLVILQPEKEAVSGAKVS, encoded by the coding sequence ATGTCACCTGAAGACAATTCAGGAGAAAAGCGGTTTCTGGTTACAAGTGCATTACCTTATGCAAACAATGATATTCATCTGGGACATCTGCTTGAAGCTGTTCAGACAGATGTTTTTGTGCGATATCAAAAGCTCCTGGGCAACCAGGCAGTTTATATCTGTGCGGATGATACCCATGGTACCCCGATTGAACTCTCCGCCATAAAAAGAGGAATCACCCCTGAGCAGCTTGTCGATGAGGCCAGAAAAGGTCATCTGAGGGACTACACCGGTTTTAACATCTCTTTTGATATATTCTATACAACCAATTCCGAAGAAAACAGACACTATGCTGAATTGATTTACGATAATCTCCGGAAAAACGGGCTGATCGTTGAACGGGAACTCGATCAGTATTACTGCAAAAAAGACAAGCGTTTCCTTCCGGATCGCTTTATTATGGGGATTTGCCCAAAATGTAAATCACCAAATCAATACGGTGATGTCTGTGAAGCCTGCGGGGCTACATACGAACCCACAGAACTGTGTGAACCACGCTGTTTTATCTGCGGAGAAGTACCGGTACTGAAAAAATCGAGTCACTTCTATGTACAGCTTTCCAAATGCGAGAGCTTTCTGAGAGATTTTATCAGCAAAGATGTGCTGCAGGAGGATATGCGCAATTTTGTCAAATCGTGGATAAATGATTTGAGAGAATGGTGCATTTCCCGTGACGGGCCTTATTTCGGGTTTAAAATCCCGGGCACAGAAGACAAATATTTCTACGTGTGGCTCGATGCTCCTGTGGGTTATATCTCATCTACCGAAAAGTGGTGCAAAGATACAGGACAGAGGCTTGAGGACTACTGGGGGCATGGGAGCGGAACGGAAATAGTTCATTTCATAGGTAAAGATATAGTCTATTTTCATGCGCTGTTCTGGCCTGTCATGCTTACAAACTCCGGCTTCAATCTTCCATCCAGAATAATGGTCCATGGCTTTCTCAATATAAACGGTGAGAAAATGTCCAAATCAAGAGGGACTTTTATTCTTGCCAGGGAGTTCCTTGACAAGGTAAAACATCCTCAGGCCCCTGAATACCTTAGATTCTATTTCGGCTCCAAACTCATGCCAAATACTGCCGATATAGATCTCAATGGTGATGAACTGATAAATAAAGTCAACACAACTCTCGCTAACAATATCGGAAACCTTCACCACAGGACATTCGTTTTCTGCGACAGGTATTTCGAAAAGAGAGTCCCTGATGTGCACTGGGATGAAGCTGTGGCAACGATAGTGGATGAGGCTGCAAACGAGATCAGTGGATACTACGATCGTTGTGAGTTCAAATCGGTTGTGGAGAAGGTTCACGCACTGGGAAGTCTTGGAAACAAGTATTACCAGGACAGCAAGCCATGGGAGCTTATAAAGACCTCCAAAGAAAAAGCCGCAGAGGTGATGGTGACATGTGTCAATCTGATCAAAGCCATAGCGGTTTTCCTCAAGCCGATTACTCCTGAAATGTCAGCAAGAGTGGAGAGACAGCTTGGGGAGGTTTTCAGTTGGAAAGATTACCGGTTTTCTATCAAAAATAAACCACTCGATGCAACCGAAAAGCTCGTGAAACCTCTGGAGACAGAAGACATCGCACCGCTTTTTACTGCAGTAGTCAAAAAGGAACAGAATGAGCAGGGACTTATCGACATAGATCAGTTTAAAAGCCTTGACCTGAGAATTGCTGTAGTCAAGAGTGCCGAGAAAGTGGAAAAATCGAATAAACTTCTGAAACTTCAGGTGGAAATAGGCAACGAAAAGCGGCAGATCGTAGCTGGTCTGGCACAGCATTATTCTCCTGAGCAGCTTACAGGACGGCAGGTAGTGGTTGTTGCCAATCTGAAACCGGCGTCCCTTTTCGGTCTGAAGTCCGAAGGGATGCTTCTTGCGGCCAGAAATACGGATGGGTCGCTTGTGATTCTGCAACCGGAAAAAGAAGCTGTGTCAGGAGCAAAGGTTTCATGA